The following proteins are co-located in the Pyrobaculum calidifontis JCM 11548 genome:
- the hisI gene encoding phosphoribosyl-AMP cyclohydrolase, which translates to MDAVPLATPEEAWRIAKSLNYRHIGGTVVAVVQDVETGEVLMVGHMDPVAVVLTLTTGLAHYYSTSRKRIWLKGETSGHYQIVKEFRTDCDGDAVVLKVVQIGAACHTGARSCFSSPASFKIRLNRDA; encoded by the coding sequence GTGGACGCGGTGCCGCTGGCAACGCCCGAGGAGGCGTGGCGCATAGCAAAGTCATTGAACTACCGCCACATAGGGGGCACAGTGGTTGCGGTGGTGCAGGACGTAGAGACGGGGGAGGTGCTCATGGTTGGGCACATGGACCCGGTAGCCGTGGTTCTGACGCTCACAACGGGCCTCGCCCACTACTACTCGACGTCGCGGAAGAGGATTTGGCTGAAGGGCGAGACGTCGGGACACTACCAAATAGTGAAAGAGTTTCGGACGGACTGCGACGGCGACGCCGTGGTATTAAAAGTCGTTCAAATTGGGGCCGCCTGCCACACGGGGGCTAGGAGCTGCTTCAGCTCGCCCGCCTCTTTCAAAATCCGCCTAAACCGCGACGCCTAG
- the hisH gene encoding imidazole glycerol phosphate synthase subunit HisH, with translation MRIGVVDYTVGNLGSLLAALKRAGAEPVVVNEPEEANRVDAIVLPGVGAYDAAAAKARSFKRVIESKPTLAICLGMQLLFEGSEEGAERGLGIFPGRAERIKAAKVPHIGWSYTRVVKQLPFLEENYYYYLHSFGVPYAPDARFVAYVELQRPYVAAVYKEPILGVQFHPERSGKAGLALLRNLFAAWRR, from the coding sequence GTGCGCATCGGCGTGGTGGACTACACGGTGGGAAACCTCGGCAGTCTCTTGGCCGCGTTGAAGAGGGCAGGCGCAGAGCCCGTGGTGGTAAACGAGCCTGAGGAGGCCAATAGAGTAGACGCTATCGTGTTGCCCGGCGTAGGCGCCTACGACGCCGCGGCGGCAAAGGCCAGAAGCTTTAAACGCGTAATAGAGTCTAAGCCGACGCTCGCGATATGTCTCGGCATGCAGTTGCTCTTCGAGGGTAGCGAAGAGGGCGCGGAGAGGGGCCTCGGGATATTCCCAGGGAGAGCCGAGAGAATAAAAGCGGCCAAGGTTCCGCACATAGGCTGGAGCTACACCCGCGTGGTTAAGCAGTTGCCCTTCTTGGAGGAGAACTACTACTACTACCTCCACAGCTTCGGTGTCCCGTATGCCCCAGACGCGCGCTTTGTGGCATATGTGGAGCTCCAGCGCCCCTACGTCGCCGCGGTGTACAAAGAGCCGATACTCGGCGTGCAGTTCCACCCAGAGAGGAGCGGGAAGGCGGGGCTGGCGCTGTTGCGCAACCTCTTTGCCGCCTGGAGGAGGTAG
- the purB gene encoding adenylosuccinate lyase has translation MKPSLISPFDWRYGSEEVRALFTPQAFIDAYVEVERALVCALEELGVAERGCCEAVGKASVSAEEVYELEKKTGHDVLSLVLLLEEKSGCRFVHFGATSNDVIDTAWALLVRRALGHIKRKVNAVGGELASLAARYRRLEMVGRTHGQWAEPITLGFKFANYYYELHIACRLLALAEDLMRAKLGGAVGTMAAWGELGPAVRERVAQRLGLPYHPISTQVAPRETFAVLASALAVLSSVFERLAVEVRELSRPEIGEVVERGGGSSAMPHKANPTTSERIVSLARYVRSLVSVALENVALWHERDLTNSANERVWIPQAILAVDEILDSAARLLKSIHVDEGRIRENLEKALPYILTEFHMNRMIKEGLPRAEAYKRAREVRAITFDYQKWPIDKLIDNALSLPLCQQ, from the coding sequence GTGAAGCCGTCTCTCATCTCCCCCTTCGACTGGCGCTACGGCTCAGAGGAGGTCCGCGCCTTGTTCACGCCGCAGGCCTTTATAGACGCATACGTCGAAGTGGAGCGGGCGCTGGTCTGCGCGCTGGAGGAACTGGGCGTGGCCGAGAGGGGCTGTTGCGAGGCGGTGGGCAAGGCGTCTGTGTCAGCGGAGGAGGTCTACGAGTTGGAGAAGAAGACGGGCCACGACGTGTTGAGTCTCGTCTTGCTCCTCGAGGAGAAGAGCGGCTGCCGCTTTGTCCACTTCGGCGCCACTTCCAACGACGTGATAGACACGGCGTGGGCACTCCTTGTGAGGCGCGCGCTGGGGCACATAAAGAGGAAGGTTAACGCAGTCGGCGGAGAACTTGCCTCCCTCGCCGCGCGGTATAGGCGGCTGGAGATGGTGGGGAGGACCCACGGCCAGTGGGCCGAGCCCATTACCCTCGGCTTCAAATTCGCCAACTACTACTACGAGCTACACATCGCCTGCCGCCTCCTCGCCCTGGCGGAGGACTTAATGAGGGCCAAGCTGGGAGGCGCAGTTGGGACAATGGCCGCCTGGGGGGAGCTGGGACCCGCGGTGAGGGAGAGAGTGGCCCAGCGGCTCGGCCTGCCCTACCACCCCATCTCGACTCAAGTAGCGCCCAGGGAGACATTCGCCGTGTTGGCCTCTGCGCTGGCCGTGCTATCCTCGGTGTTTGAGAGACTGGCCGTGGAGGTGAGGGAGCTCTCTAGGCCGGAGATAGGCGAGGTGGTGGAGCGCGGCGGGGGGTCAAGCGCCATGCCCCACAAGGCCAACCCGACGACCTCTGAGAGGATAGTCAGCCTAGCCCGCTACGTCCGAAGCCTCGTCTCCGTAGCGCTTGAAAACGTGGCTCTGTGGCACGAGCGGGACCTCACAAACTCGGCAAATGAACGCGTGTGGATACCCCAGGCCATTTTAGCCGTAGACGAAATCCTGGACTCCGCCGCCCGCCTGCTAAAGTCTATCCACGTAGACGAGGGGAGGATTAGGGAAAACCTAGAGAAGGCCTTGCCGTACATCCTCACCGAGTTCCACATGAACCGGATGATCAAGGAGGGGCTCCCCCGCGCAGAGGCCTACAAAAGGGCCCGCGAGGTGAGGGCAATAACCTTCGACTACCAAAAGTGGCCCATCGACAAGCTCATCGACAACGCGCTTTCGCTGCCCCTGTGCCAGCAGTAG
- a CDS encoding adenylosuccinate synthetase: MLTVVVDGFFGDTGKGKVVAYLALADKPELCVRTGAPNAGHTVVIGGEVHVLRTLPTCFVNPTSKLAVAPGALIKVDVFLSEVERYGKGKSYVDFNTGVIEDRHVEAERRDEFLMKTVGSTGQGVGAAMVDRVLRRLRLAKDVEELRPYLADVPSMIHEARERGVVIEGTQGTFLSLYHGTYPYVTSRDVTASGVLSEAGVGPKAVDEVVLVFKAYVTRVGGGPLPGELPPEEAERRGWVERGAVTGRPRRAAPFNFELAKRAVLLNTPTQIALTKVDALFKDAAGKTRWQDLPPEARRWVEEVEERLGVPVTLIGTGPEPWHMVDLRREKGRL, encoded by the coding sequence GTGTTAACGGTGGTCGTCGACGGGTTTTTCGGCGATACGGGCAAGGGGAAGGTAGTGGCGTACCTCGCCTTGGCCGACAAGCCGGAGCTATGCGTCAGGACGGGTGCGCCTAATGCGGGCCACACGGTCGTCATCGGCGGCGAGGTGCATGTACTGCGGACGTTGCCCACCTGCTTTGTAAATCCCACGTCTAAGTTGGCAGTGGCGCCTGGCGCCTTGATAAAAGTGGACGTGTTTCTGTCGGAGGTTGAGAGGTATGGGAAGGGCAAGTCCTACGTCGACTTCAACACGGGCGTAATTGAGGACCGCCACGTGGAGGCCGAGAGGAGGGACGAGTTTCTGATGAAGACTGTGGGATCCACGGGGCAGGGCGTCGGCGCCGCCATGGTGGACCGGGTCCTGCGCCGCCTCCGGCTGGCAAAGGACGTGGAAGAGCTGAGGCCCTACCTCGCCGACGTGCCGTCTATGATTCACGAAGCGAGGGAGCGGGGGGTAGTGATAGAGGGCACCCAGGGCACCTTCCTAAGCCTCTACCACGGCACGTACCCCTACGTGACTAGCAGAGACGTGACGGCGAGCGGCGTCTTAAGTGAGGCGGGGGTGGGGCCCAAGGCCGTGGACGAGGTGGTGCTGGTCTTCAAGGCGTACGTCACGAGAGTGGGCGGGGGGCCGCTCCCCGGCGAGCTCCCGCCGGAAGAGGCCGAGAGGCGCGGGTGGGTGGAGAGGGGCGCTGTGACTGGGAGGCCTAGGCGGGCCGCGCCGTTTAACTTCGAACTGGCCAAGCGCGCCGTCCTCTTAAACACGCCGACTCAAATCGCGCTGACTAAGGTGGACGCGTTGTTCAAAGACGCGGCAGGGAAGACCAGGTGGCAAGACCTGCCTCCAGAGGCCAGGCGGTGGGTAGAAGAGGTGGAGGAGAGGCTGGGGGTTCCAGTCACGCTCATTGGCACTGGGCCTGAGCCTTGGCACATGGTGGACTTAAGGCGCGAGAAGGGGCGGCTGTGA